A window from Drosophila miranda strain MSH22 chromosome Y unlocalized genomic scaffold, D.miranda_PacBio2.1 Contig_Y2_pilon, whole genome shotgun sequence encodes these proteins:
- the LOC117193832 gene encoding endothelin-converting enzyme 1-like, whose protein sequence is MRALLPLGMNYLYKRYVYRHRDLLDTKQLLLIFDSLKIICEWGIFQRSHYESANFSDSLFLGNILEALSLRTRLQHDALRLPHSRLDLHLYYVNDDVVKARTSPFYENERNTITVPLIFLQWPLFDSRQHHIFQFSLMGGVLAHELTHAFEQEGILFDADGNESPVGLQIRETKVFQNAIKCAARTPAVSLKERLADLNGLQLAYDTFFGPNHNSQNFEYRPYAFESEFKAPQLFHLSYAQFFCGILPPVLGHDRDDVRVNLSVGNLRKFSLDFKCPPPAVQSPPVCELWRPK, encoded by the exons ATGCGGGCCCTGCTCCCCTTGGGCATGAACTACCTGTATAAACGCTATGTGTACAGGCACAGGGATTTGTTGGACACCAAACAGCTGCTGTTGATCTTCGATAGCCTCAAGATTAT CTGCGAGTGGGGAATCTTCCAGAGGAGCCACTATGAAAGTGCCAATTTCTCGGACTCCCTCTTTCTGGGGAATATCCTCGAGGCCTTGAGTCTGCGCACCCGACTCCAGCACGATGCTCTCCGGCTGCCACACTCCCGATTGGACCTGCACCTCTACTATGTCAATGATGATGTGGTCAAGGCCCGTACCTCCCCCTTCTACGAGAACGAGCGGAACACGATCACTGTGCCCCTGATCTTTCTGCAGTGGCCCCTCTTCGATAGCCGCCAGCACCATATCTTCCAGTTCAGCTTGATGGGCGGTGTCCTGGCCCATGAGCTGACCCATGCCTTCGAACAGGAGGGCATTCTCTTCGATGCCGATGGCAACGAGTCGCCTGTGGGATTGCAGATTCGCGAGACGAAGGTCTTCCAGAACGCCATCAAATGCGCTGCCCGGACGCCAGCAGTGTCGCTAAAGGAACGTCTGGCCGATCTCAATGGCCTCCAGCTAGCCTACGATACGTTTTTTGGGCCGAACCACAACTCCCAGAACTTCGAATATCGTCCCTATGCATTTGAGAGCGAATTCAAAGCACCGCAGCTGTTCCACCTGAGCTACGCGCAGTTCTTCTGCGGCATCCTGCCGCCGGTGCTCGGTCATGATAGGGACGATGTGCGTGTCAATTTGAGCGTTGGAAATTTACGTAAATTCTCGTTGGATTTTAAGTGTCCCCCGCCAGCAGTGCAGTCGCCCCCTGTGTGTGAATTGTGGCGCCCAAAATAA
- the LOC117193834 gene encoding endothelin-converting enzyme 1-like: MKWCWNLLCSFLLLELAPTQAFVDINMLTAVQIHKNLNGSEDPCRNFWNYACGNYSAANGTKYVDNFQLVEDLYAQAMEEFMESEGELIESDLELNEEPAARLLAQMRAYYKACIKDPEIDWSEPDLHSLEPNDWALETAKFRRHGLNAVFFDERVDVETNDSLRPVVLLKMPALSNSYSERRALQVLQRNHSGSVEAISRLVDQLRQLEATHRQEEPLVQSWSLAGLTQHIPEINWQGYFHVLLSGHLEGVLLDLRDVDYLRELGQLLSNASKSTINLYLRLRLTVLLK, from the coding sequence ATGAAATGGTGCTGGAATTTGCTGTGTTCCTTCCTTCTGCTGGAATTGGCTCCCACCCAAGCGTTTGTGGACATAAACATGCTCACGGCTGTCCAGATACATAAGAACCTCAACGGATCTGAAGATCCCTGCAGGAATTTCTGGAACTATGCTTGCGGTAACTATTCAGCAGCTAACGGCACCAAATATGTGGATAACTTCCAGCTGGTGGAGGATCTGTACGCCCAGGCCATGGAGGAGTTCATGGAAAGTGAGGGGGAGCTCATCGAGAGTGATTTGGAATTGAATGAAGAACCAGCGGCGCGACTGTTGGCCCAGATGCGAGCCTATTACAAGGCCTGCATCAAGGATCCAGAGATAGACTGGTCAGAGCCAGATCTCCATTCGCTGGAGCCCAACGATTGGGCGCTCGAAACGGCTAAGTTCCGTAGACACGGATTGAATGCGGTGTTCTTTGACGAGCGCGTAGATGTCGAAACCAACGATTCGCTGCGTCCGGTGGTGCTGCTCAAGATGCCCGCTCTCAGTAATAGCTACAGCGAGCGACGTGCCCTGCAGGTCCTTCAACGCAATCACTCTGGAAGCGTAGAGGCAATCTCCAGGCTGGTGGATCAGCTGCGGCAACTGGAAGCCACGCACCGCCAAGAGGAGCCTCTGGTACAGTCCTGGTCCTTGGCCGGTCTCACGCAGCACATACCAGAGATCAATTGGCAAGGTTACTTTCATGTGCTGCTGTCGGGTCATCTGGAGGGGGTGCTTTTGGACTTGCGCGATGTGGATTATTTGCGGGAGCTTGGCCAGCTTTTGAGTAATGCCAGTAAAAGCACCATTAATCTCTATCTCCGACTGCGTCTCACCGTTCTGCTGAAGTAG